One window of the Triticum dicoccoides isolate Atlit2015 ecotype Zavitan chromosome 3B, WEW_v2.0, whole genome shotgun sequence genome contains the following:
- the LOC119281750 gene encoding bZIP transcription factor ABI5 homolog: MASEMSKDVKFSEEEVTSHPRVLEGEEQTVVAPARQSSIFALTLDELQYSVCEAGHNFGSMNMDEFMSNIWNAEEFQAATGGGLVGMEVAPVVGAGGGGGGGDAGGSNLARQESFSLPPPLCRKTVEEVWAEINREPRPVHAQPQAARPSQQPPVQPPVVANDRQGTLGEMTLEQFLVKAGVVRGSGTGVQAPMPVGMVHGQMNPVQQGQQPGPMMYPMAPANGIFQVMGDDMGFVPNGYAGMAVVPPPPPPQGGVGIVSPGSSDGRSAMTQADMMNCMGDVVMMENGGARKRGAPKDQSRERSIERRHRRMIKNRESAARSRARKQAYTVELEAELNHLKEENVRLKAEEKTILLTKKKMLVEQSKENVKAKKGGVLLRRCGSCISW, from the exons ATGGCGTCGGAGATGAGCAAGGATGTGAAGTTCTCCGAGGAAGAAGTCACCTCGCACCCGCGCGTTCTCGAAGGTGAGGAGCAGACGGTGGTTGCGCCGGCACGGCAATCGTCCATCTTCGCGCTGACGCTGGACGAGTTGCAATACTCCGTGTGCGAGGCGGGGCACAACTTCGGGTCCATGAACATGGACGAATTTATGAGCAACATATGGAATGCCGAGGAGTTCCAGGCGGCGACCGGCGGTGGCTTGGTGGGCATGGAGGTGGCTCCTGTGGTGGGTGCTGGTGGAGGCGGAGGTGGCGGAGATGCAGGAGGAAGCAACCTAGCCCGGCAGGAGTCGTTCTCCTTGCCTCCCCCGCTGTGCCGGAAGACGGTGGAGGAGGTGTGGGCTGAGATCAACAGGGAGCCCCGCCCGGTGCATGCCCAGCCTCAGGCCGCGCGACCCTCACAGCAGCCTCCTGTCCAGCCACCGGTTGTGGCCAACGACCGGCAGGGGACCCTAGGCGAGATGACGCTGGAGCAGTTCCTTGTCAAGGCCGGCGTGGTCCGTGGATCTGGCACCGGCGTCCAGGCGCCTATGCCGGTCGGCATGGTCCATGGACAGATGAACCCCGTGCAGCAGGGGCAGCAGCCTGGCCCAATGATGTACCCGATGGCACCAGCCAACGGTATATTCCAGGTGATGGGCGACGACATGGGGTTCGTCCCCAACGGGTACGCGGGGATGGCCGTggtgccgccgccaccacctcctcaagGTGGGGTCGGTATCGTGAGCCCCGGGTCGTCGGACGGGAGGAGCGCCATGACGCAGGCTGACATGATGAACTGCATGGGCGACGTAGTGATGATGGAGAATGGTGGCGCCCGAAAACGTGGCGCCCCGAAGGATCAGTCTCGCGAGAGGAGCatcgagcgccgccaccgccgcatgATCAAGAACCGTGAGTCAGCCGCACGATCGCGTGCCAGGAAGCAG GCTTATACCGTGGAGCTTGAAGCTGAACTGAACCACCTCAAGGAGGAGAACGTGCGTCTGAAAGCTGAGGAG AAGACAATTCTGCTGACTAAGAAAAAAATG CTGGTGGAGCAGTCCAAGGAGAACGTGAAAGCCAAGAAGGGTGGCGTCCTGTTGCGGCGCTGCGGCAGCTGCATCAG CTGGTGA